One window from the genome of Rhizoctonia solani chromosome 15, complete sequence encodes:
- a CDS encoding Transposon Tf2-7 polyprotein, whose product MSWLKLHNPTIDWPNKRITFNSQYCNNTCLSVSNSILGNVGGTSNHLEGIPEDLGGVEVIEPLEGIPRETGGTVDSPLESIPVELCNFAEVFSEDMKVTELPPHRPFDLGIDLIDPDKPVKAMVYPLKASDDEELRKLLKEQLDKGLIRPSKSKYGSPVHFVNKKNGKRRMVVDYRSLNANTVKNAYPLPLIQSLIEKLRGAKYFSTIDLKSGYNLVRIKEGDEWKTAFKTIYGLFEYLVMPFGLCNAPAAFQHFMNEIFRDILDVYVVVYLDDILIFSESRELHTKHLQEVLKRLQDNACYCNLVSYSTVRWGTR is encoded by the coding sequence atgtcctggctcaagttacacaaccctactatagactggcctaataagcgtattacttttaattctcaatattgtaacaatacttgtctttctgtttctaattctatcctgggaaatgtcggtgggacttctaaccaccttgaaggcataccagaagacttaggaggtgtcgaggtaattgaacctcttgaaggcatccctagggaaactggaggtactgtggactctccacttgaaagtatcccagtagaactgtgcaattttgcggaggtattttctgaggacatgaaggtgacggaactgccgccgcaccgtccttttgatttagggattgatttaatcgatcctgataaacctgttaaggctatggtataccccttgaaggcatctgatgatgaggaacttagaaaactccttaaagaacaattggacaaaggattgattcgcccatccaagtccaaatatggttccccagttcactttgtcaacaagaaaaatgggaaaaggcgtatggttgtggattatagatccctaaatgcaaatacagtcaagaatgcgtaCCCCCTACCTCtaatacagtctctcattgagaaactaaggggcgcaaaatacttttccaccattgacctgaaatctggatataacttggtccggataaaggaaggtgatgaatggaagactgcgttTAAAACCATatatggcctgtttgaatacctagtcatgccctttgggttatgcaacgctcctgctgcatttcagcacttcatgaatgagatatttagggacatattggacgtctatgtagtagtatatctagacgacatcctaatattctcagaaagcagggaactacacacaaaacatctccaagaggtactgaaaaggctgcaagacaatgcatgctACTGTAACCTGGTGTCgtactccactgtaaggtggggtactcgctag
- a CDS encoding Transposon Tf2-1 polyprotein, with product MSTQPSTYVHADPNALSVPTNIQEIPAWAQEIKNLLLAMNQNLSLVIGQAAAHHTDIGTTQATLNNHDSSITNLDALIVKLGADIAKIGTAAASGSSLASATKAPKLATPDKFDGSDKNKAISFRVAVSHYLRISYPGSTVDEQIAFIISCLDGKAHEWLEPYLEEEVVKGNPVSWLHNLDAFWLQFNARWNVQNRTENFRAKLRTLKQTKGVQDYYKDFQTYSQGLGYNDPSLRDMFYDGLSHKIKETLMVQDYDHADASVTLATLAEKALKVDQRLEQFAAQHKGPSSSSNQSGSKSSTSTSAAAQGAPRDKLSVGEQVYAIVDGKAKKGVLQKVGQNAKGIAVPIVKWNDGTTMDVTFKSLKKDNHPATVTSSTAPKASSSSSRNSGPSPMDLDSASSKGKKPIICATCGGRGHYANQCPSKSYSGHEDHISEDELENGDL from the coding sequence ATGTCTACCCAACCTTCCACCTATGTGCATGCCGACCCCAATGCGCTGTCAgtccccaccaatatccaggagatacctgcgtgggcccaggagatcaaaaacctcctcctggctatgaaCCAAAATCTATCCTTGGTCATAGGACAAGCGGCTGCCCACCATACAGACATCGGCACCACTCAGGCTACCCTCAACAACCATGATAGTAGCATCACcaaccttgacgccctcattgttaaactaggggctgatattgccaaaattggcaccgctgctgcttctggttcctccCTTGCCTCAGCTACCAAGGCTCCTAAACTTGCGAcgccagacaaatttgatggGTCAGACAAAAATAAGGCAATCTCTTTCAGAGTTGCTGTTtctcattatctcaggatctcatatcctggctcaacGGTGGATGAGCAAATTGCCTTTATTAtttcctgcctggatggcaaggcccatgagtggcttgagccctaccTGGAAGAGGAAGTTGTTAAAGGGAACCCTgtttcttggctccacaatctggatgccttctggctgcaattcaatgcacgctggaatgtccaaaataggacaGAGAACTTCCGCGCCAAGTTGCGCACcctcaaacaaaccaagggagtccaagattattacaaggacttccagacctattctcaaggtcttggttaCAACGACCCCTCTCTCAGGGAtatgttctatgatggcttatcccacaaaattaaggaaactctcatggttcaagattatgaccatgcagatgcctcTGTAACTCTTGCAACCCTTgcagagaaggcccttaaagtGGATCAACGCCTAGAGCAGTTTGCGGCCCAGCACAAGGgtccctcttcctcttcaaaccaatctggaagcaaatccagcacttctacgtcagcagcagcccagggagcgcccagggataaactgtctgttggggaacaaGTGTATGCgattgtggatggaaaggctaagAAGGGGGTTCTACAAAAGGTTGGCCAAAATGCCAAGGGAATAGCAGTTCCAATTGTCAAatggaatgatggcaccaccatggaTGTTACCTTTAAATCTCTTAAAAAGGATAACCACCCTGCCACTGTCACCTCTTCCactgctcccaaggcttcctcctcctcctcgcgcaactctggtccctcaccaatggacttagactctgcctcatctaaaggcaaaaaaccaattatatgcgcaacatgtggaggtaggggacactatgccaaccaatgcccctccaaatcctactctggccatgaggaccatatctctgaggatgagttggaaaatggggacctctga